The Ruminococcaceae bacterium BL-4 region ATCAAAAAGAAAGAGTCATCGAAGGATTTCACGCAGCAAATAAGATGGTTATTTTTTGCGGTGTTATTCTTTGTTTGACTCTTGAATTTTTCAACCTATGGATTATTGAATTTTTTCTGGGCACAAATGGCACAGAGGCAGCATTAAGCACAGGTCGGGATTATCTCTCCTTTATGGGATGGTTTTATTTCATGATCGGATTCAAAATGGTGGTAGACGGACTTTTAAGAGGCGCTGGTGATATGAAAATGTTTACTGTTGCAAATCTTGTTAATCTTTTTATTCGGGTTGCAGTTTCTATTTTGTTGGCTCCACATTTTGGTATCAGCATGGTCTGGGTATCCGTACCGATCGGTTGGTTTATGAACTGGTTGATTTCGTTTGGCCAATATCGAACAGGGCATTGGAAAGCTTTAACCTTAACAGCTAAAACTTGACCAGCACAGAAAATTTACTCGCTCTCTACTTTAACAATATATATTATGAAATAGCGAAGCAAAAAAGATTGCTGCAAGAACGTAACTATACGTTTCTTACAGCAATCTTTTTTTGGCGTCCCCACGCGGATTTGAACCGCGGGCCTTTCGCTTAGGAGGCGAACGCTCTATCCAGCTGAGCTATGGAGACAACTATAATTTTAAGGAAAAAACAATTTGAACAAGCTGCCAATTTTCGTTATAAAGGTTTCTTCCTTTGAGTATTTATTATACGGCTCAAATTTGTTTTTTGTCAACGGGCTTTCCCTCCCATGACAGCAAAAAGCCTAAAATGAGCAGAATCATACAAGCAATCGGCAGATAAGAAAGCACATACTGAATCCAATTCACCTGTGAAATAATCAACCGAATAGAGCTAAAAAAGCAGGCCATAAAAATCCCCTGAAAAGCAGATAAAAATACGCAGACCCCAAATGCCCTGCGCAAAGGCTTCACTAAAAATAAAATCAGCCAGATTACAACCGGAATCGTAAATGCAACAAACAGAAAAAAATCACATTCAAAAAAATGATTTTTCAAAGCATAAACTGCAATTTCCGGCGTTGTCAATGCATTGTTTTTTTGAAAAGCTGCCGGTACAAAAAGAAGGACCAAAAAAGCAGCTTCAAAGGCACTCGCTGCTATGCGAATCTGTCGTGGTGATTTCGTCATATAAAGTCTCTCCTTTAAAACTTATATTCATATGGAGAATAGTTTCATTATAATGATTTTTTAGAAGAAAAGCAAGGAAGAGCATTCCCAAAAAGCATGATTTTGTTGGACTTTAATCGAATTCATTTTTATGAAACGTGTTATCATT contains the following coding sequences:
- a CDS encoding membrane protein of unknown function (Evidence 5 : Unknown function), with the translated sequence MTKSPRQIRIAASAFEAAFLVLLFVPAAFQKNNALTTPEIAVYALKNHFFECDFFLFVAFTIPVVIWLILFLVKPLRRAFGVCVFLSAFQGIFMACFFSSIRLIISQVNWIQYVLSYLPIACMILLILGFLLSWEGKPVDKKQI